One Bradyrhizobium sp. CCGB12 genomic window carries:
- a CDS encoding ABC transporter permease, whose amino-acid sequence MMSRLLSPNAVLGIAPIVLVIALWQGLVSFGFAPAVLLPPPGFVFSRLLEQLVTWTFQQEIAATLIRLFAGFAIAVVLGVSIGIAAAANPAINAVVRPIVRVLAPLPKVALYPALLLLLGFGHGSKITLVAADALFPILLSTYYGASTVEQKLIWSAMAAGTPRYEILFKVVLPAAMPSILTGCRIGLVISCIVVFLAEMITSTDGLGHALVTAARTFQAVDMFVPLITISLLGLILNGLLGVVRSYLLRGFPEA is encoded by the coding sequence ATGATGTCGCGTCTTCTCTCCCCAAACGCCGTTCTTGGCATCGCCCCGATCGTGCTGGTGATCGCGTTGTGGCAAGGCCTGGTGTCGTTCGGCTTCGCGCCCGCGGTTTTGCTGCCGCCGCCAGGCTTCGTCTTCAGCCGGCTGCTCGAGCAGCTCGTGACGTGGACGTTTCAGCAGGAGATCGCGGCAACCCTGATCCGGCTCTTTGCCGGGTTCGCGATTGCGGTCGTGCTGGGTGTCAGTATTGGCATCGCCGCCGCTGCCAATCCCGCGATCAACGCGGTCGTTCGACCGATCGTACGTGTATTAGCGCCCTTGCCCAAGGTTGCGCTCTATCCGGCATTGCTGCTGCTGCTCGGCTTCGGCCACGGGTCGAAGATCACGCTAGTGGCTGCCGATGCGCTCTTCCCCATTCTGTTGTCCACCTATTACGGCGCATCGACCGTGGAGCAGAAGCTGATCTGGTCGGCCATGGCCGCGGGAACGCCGCGCTACGAAATCCTCTTCAAGGTGGTGCTGCCGGCGGCGATGCCATCGATCCTGACCGGTTGCCGGATCGGCCTTGTCATTTCATGCATCGTGGTGTTTCTGGCCGAGATGATCACGTCGACGGATGGACTGGGTCATGCGCTCGTGACGGCGGCTCGAACCTTTCAGGCCGTGGACATGTTCGTCCCCCTGATCACGATATCGCTGCTGGGGCTGATCCTGAACGGCCTCTTGGGGGTCGTGCGGTCATACCTGCTCCGGGGCTTTCCCGAAGCGTGA
- a CDS encoding peptidase M29, whose protein sequence is MLADRIEAKWIDAFCEIFERCAVKAGDTAAILSETQSRALNVHLAELALLRMGARPFHVVMPTPRNRNIVPVRSTGASEAIQRLGPVITALQQAGFVVDCTIEGLMHAVETPEILKAGARILVISNEHPEALERMVPDLALEKRVRAAAKMLRGTKRMRVTSKAGTALDVDMVGASTVGVWGWTDKPGTLAHWPGGIVVSFPKSGTINGTLVMAPGDINLTFKRYLASPVKMTLKDDYVVELEGEGTDAAMMRSYLAAWGDREAYAVSHVGFGMNPGARYEALSMYDQRDTNGTELRAVSGNFLFSTGANEFAGRYTAGHFDLPMMGTTIELDGVAVIREGVLQDVFG, encoded by the coding sequence ATGCTGGCTGATCGCATCGAAGCAAAATGGATTGACGCATTTTGCGAGATCTTTGAGCGATGTGCCGTTAAGGCCGGCGATACCGCGGCGATCCTCTCGGAAACCCAGTCGCGTGCGTTGAACGTGCATCTTGCGGAGCTGGCGCTGTTGCGCATGGGGGCGCGGCCGTTTCACGTGGTGATGCCGACACCGCGTAATCGGAATATCGTTCCGGTTCGCTCGACCGGAGCGAGCGAGGCCATCCAACGGCTTGGTCCGGTCATCACCGCACTTCAGCAGGCCGGCTTCGTGGTGGATTGCACCATCGAAGGCCTGATGCACGCGGTGGAGACGCCAGAGATCCTCAAGGCCGGCGCTCGGATCCTGGTGATCTCCAACGAGCATCCCGAGGCGTTGGAGCGGATGGTGCCAGATCTCGCGCTCGAGAAGCGTGTTCGCGCCGCGGCAAAAATGTTGCGCGGAACGAAGCGGATGCGGGTCACCTCAAAGGCGGGAACGGCGCTCGATGTCGACATGGTCGGGGCCTCCACGGTCGGCGTGTGGGGTTGGACCGACAAACCTGGCACGCTGGCGCATTGGCCCGGCGGCATTGTCGTCAGCTTTCCCAAGAGCGGGACCATCAACGGCACGCTGGTGATGGCGCCTGGCGATATCAACCTGACCTTCAAGCGCTACCTGGCCTCGCCGGTGAAAATGACGCTAAAGGACGATTATGTCGTCGAGCTGGAAGGCGAAGGCACCGATGCCGCGATGATGCGCAGCTATCTCGCCGCCTGGGGAGATCGCGAAGCCTATGCCGTCTCGCATGTCGGTTTCGGCATGAATCCCGGCGCGCGGTACGAGGCACTCTCGATGTACGACCAGCGGGACACCAACGGCACGGAACTTCGCGCTGTATCCGGCAACTTCCTGTTCTCGACCGGTGCGAATGAGTTCGCGGGCCGCTACACGGCCGGTCATTTCGACCTGCCAATGATGGGAACCACCATCGAACTCGACGGCGTTGCCGTCATTCGAGAAGGTGTACTTCAGGACGTCTTCGGCTAA
- a CDS encoding 3-hydroxybutyryl-CoA dehydrogenase, with protein MTNRVNIVCLGAGRMGRGIAVAFAYAGHSVTMIDIKTRSAEDFSKLEADALGEVRKTFASLSKLGLLTEADVAPLIARVSVAAAGKSAAALAEAGVVFEGVPEVVELKREVLGSASRQVGPDTIIASTTSTILVDDLSGAIVNPRRFLNVHWLNPAYLIPLVEISPGKATDPTIVDEVKTLLEGIGKVPVVCAATPGFIVPRIQALAMNEAARMVEEGVASAEEIDKAIRYGFGFRYAVLGLLEFIDWGGGDILYYASRYLEGALGSDRYRAPEVISRNMNEGRIGLRTGAGFLDYSGLDVDAYRVERLKAMVDLLRHFGLARPPVLDRG; from the coding sequence ATGACAAATCGCGTCAATATCGTGTGTCTCGGGGCTGGCCGCATGGGGCGCGGCATCGCCGTCGCGTTCGCTTACGCCGGGCACAGCGTCACGATGATCGACATCAAGACGCGTTCGGCTGAGGACTTCAGCAAGCTGGAAGCGGACGCGCTCGGCGAGGTCAGAAAGACCTTCGCCAGCCTGTCCAAGCTTGGTCTACTGACCGAAGCGGACGTTGCCCCGCTCATTGCGCGCGTCTCGGTGGCGGCAGCCGGCAAAAGCGCTGCAGCGCTCGCCGAGGCCGGTGTCGTCTTCGAGGGCGTTCCTGAGGTGGTCGAGCTCAAGCGCGAGGTGCTGGGGTCAGCGTCAAGGCAAGTCGGCCCGGACACGATCATTGCATCGACGACGTCGACGATCCTCGTCGATGATCTCTCAGGCGCAATCGTGAATCCTCGCCGCTTCCTCAACGTGCATTGGCTCAACCCGGCCTATCTGATCCCGCTCGTCGAAATATCGCCCGGCAAGGCCACTGACCCCACCATTGTCGACGAGGTCAAGACGCTGCTCGAGGGCATCGGCAAGGTGCCTGTGGTCTGCGCGGCGACGCCAGGCTTCATCGTCCCGCGCATCCAGGCGCTGGCGATGAACGAGGCCGCTCGCATGGTTGAGGAGGGTGTCGCCAGCGCGGAAGAGATCGACAAAGCGATCCGCTATGGTTTCGGCTTTCGCTACGCCGTGCTCGGCCTGCTGGAATTCATCGATTGGGGTGGCGGCGACATCCTGTACTACGCGAGCCGCTACCTCGAGGGCGCCCTCGGCAGCGATCGCTATCGGGCACCAGAGGTGATCTCGCGCAACATGAATGAGGGACGGATCGGCCTGCGGACGGGCGCTGGCTTCCTCGACTATTCCGGCCTCGATGTCGATGCCTATCGTGTCGAGCGCCTCAAGGCCATGGTCGACTTGCTCCGCCACTTTGGCCTGGCGCGCCCGCCTGTGCTCGATCGCGGTTAG
- a CDS encoding NAD/NADP-dependent octopine/nopaline dehydrogenase family protein has protein sequence MKITVLGGGNGSFAAAGDFALSGHEVRLWRRDADQVAAHRAAGSRIVVKDHNGRHDVKLALVTADIAEAVDGVELILCPAPAFAQPDIARLLAPHLRDGQVVFLPPATFGSMIFAQTAQDAGNRAKPSFAETGTLPWLTRKHGPFEVAITIRAKRLPVGVFPLDQAPHALEVIGRAFPGVIEPCGDALSGALMNAGPIIHPPLIVMNAGPIEHFERWDIHKEGTQAAIRRVTDALDAERIAVREALGYSAPHFPLAHHYAKEGEIWMYGRGSHDRLTDSGDWRERIVLTEHRYMREDLRLGLSLLVSVAGLAGVNTPLAKAFLSIGGAICGEDFARGGRTLETLGLGNLGKAELQTLLRNGF, from the coding sequence TTGAAGATTACGGTTCTGGGCGGGGGAAACGGCTCTTTCGCGGCCGCGGGCGATTTTGCGCTGTCGGGGCATGAGGTCCGGCTCTGGCGCCGCGACGCGGATCAGGTCGCCGCGCACCGCGCCGCCGGCTCGCGCATCGTGGTCAAGGATCATAACGGTCGCCACGACGTGAAGCTCGCGCTGGTCACGGCCGACATCGCCGAAGCCGTTGACGGCGTTGAGCTGATCCTCTGCCCTGCCCCCGCCTTCGCACAGCCGGACATTGCCCGCCTGCTCGCTCCGCATCTGCGGGACGGCCAGGTCGTATTTCTGCCGCCGGCGACATTCGGCTCGATGATCTTCGCCCAGACCGCCCAAGATGCCGGCAACCGCGCGAAGCCAAGCTTTGCCGAGACCGGCACATTACCCTGGCTGACCCGCAAGCACGGACCGTTCGAGGTCGCGATCACCATCCGCGCCAAGCGACTTCCGGTCGGCGTGTTTCCGCTCGATCAGGCGCCGCATGCACTCGAAGTCATCGGACGCGCATTCCCGGGCGTGATCGAACCGTGTGGGGACGCGCTGTCCGGAGCGCTGATGAATGCAGGACCCATCATCCATCCGCCGTTGATCGTGATGAACGCCGGTCCGATCGAACATTTCGAGCGCTGGGACATTCACAAGGAGGGTACGCAAGCCGCGATCCGTCGTGTCACTGACGCGCTCGACGCGGAACGCATCGCGGTGCGCGAGGCACTCGGTTACAGTGCACCGCATTTTCCGCTCGCGCACCATTATGCCAAGGAAGGCGAGATCTGGATGTATGGCCGCGGCTCGCACGACCGGCTGACCGATTCCGGCGACTGGCGCGAACGGATCGTGCTGACCGAGCACCGCTACATGCGGGAGGACCTGCGGCTCGGGCTGTCGCTGCTGGTGTCCGTCGCCGGCCTGGCGGGCGTCAACACACCGCTGGCCAAGGCGTTCCTGTCGATCGGCGGCGCGATCTGCGGCGAGGATTTTGCGCGAGGCGGCCGAACGCTCGAGACACTCGGGCTCGGCAATCTCGGGAAGGCCGAACTGCAGACGCTGCTTCGCAATGGATTCTGA